The proteins below are encoded in one region of Borrelia duttonii Ly:
- the psgB gene encoding HemN-related non-iron pseudo-SAM protein PsgB, whose translation MSLKELSIYIDFSKCFSHIFYEKVFRELSYYLEVLGFPKVKTLYIKYNDLRLVDVFELKSFLTSLSAKFNFFDLDEFTFELHPGNITTSVLTVLDNFFVSRISLDIKSFSSKFLEKIGIFGVSIDKVNAAIENIHQFHFDLNIDFDINILYHNKTNLKSDLVKVISYAPEHISLSEVLIDKNNCIVDSSSDAYSDYNDIRGEDLWFYAFDFLESHGYLNYEISNFALRGYEGKHNVRYWELSPYLGLGLQAVSLLFVSENNGLRAVIRKDDNFLYSVESSATFENLSDLDFFIYHFITNLGTKQGLDISILRRRFIYHQNDFYKFIDYLLSLNKSVVLSNDILYLEQCERFKLNFYLRLIEEYLIVNSFKVSFKFL comes from the coding sequence TTGTCTTTGAAAGAGCTAAGTATTTATATTGATTTTAGTAAGTGTTTTAGTCATATTTTTTATGAAAAAGTATTTCGTGAGTTGTCTTATTATTTAGAAGTTTTGGGATTTCCAAAAGTTAAGACTCTTTATATTAAATATAATGATTTAAGATTGGTTGATGTTTTTGAATTAAAATCTTTTTTAACATCTTTGTCTGCAAAATTTAATTTTTTTGATTTGGATGAATTTACTTTTGAATTGCATCCTGGAAATATTACAACGTCTGTTTTAACAGTTCTAGATAATTTTTTTGTCAGTAGAATTAGTCTTGATATAAAAAGTTTTTCTTCAAAATTTTTAGAGAAGATAGGTATTTTTGGGGTATCTATTGATAAAGTTAATGCTGCTATTGAAAATATTCATCAATTTCATTTTGATTTGAATATTGATTTTGATATTAATATTTTGTATCACAACAAAACAAATCTTAAGAGTGATTTAGTAAAAGTAATATCATATGCTCCCGAACATATTTCTCTTTCAGAAGTTTTGATTGATAAGAATAATTGTATTGTTGATTCTAGTAGTGATGCTTATAGTGATTATAATGATATTAGGGGTGAAGATTTATGGTTCTATGCTTTTGATTTTTTGGAGTCTCATGGTTATTTAAATTATGAAATTTCAAATTTTGCCTTAAGAGGATATGAGGGTAAACATAATGTGCGATATTGGGAACTCAGTCCATATTTAGGTCTTGGCTTGCAAGCTGTTAGTTTGCTTTTTGTTTCTGAGAATAATGGTCTTAGGGCTGTGATTAGGAAGGATGATAATTTTTTGTATAGTGTAGAGTCTTCTGCCACTTTTGAAAATTTAAGTGATTTAGATTTTTTTATTTATCATTTCATTACAAATCTTGGTACCAAGCAAGGTCTTGATATATCTATTTTGAGACGTAGATTTATATATCACCAGAACGATTTTTATAAATTTATTGATTACCTTTTAAGTTTAAATAAATCAGTTGTTTTGAGTAATGATATTCTTTATTTGGAGCAATGTGAGAGGTTTAAATTGAATTTTTATTTGCGATTGATAGAAGAATATTTAATTGTTAATTCTTTTAAAGTGAGCTTTAAGTTTCTTTAA
- a CDS encoding DnaJ C-terminal domain-containing protein, whose translation MSKDYYNILGVNKNATTEEIKKAYKKLAIKYHPDKNKENKFAEEKFKEINEAYEVLSSPQKKSNYDNFGNADFNNNFNTDSFTKGFKNSGFQHFDNFDLFSDIFGEFTKGTIQDKEVTIKISLYDAYMGGKKFILINNEKIEINIPKGTIDTTKLKFNGKGNTNPISGKRSNLIIKFEISSYKNFTLKDRNLETQINVYPWEIALGSEKIFETIEGKKIKIKIPKNTKNGEILNLKGLGMPALGNAIKGDLKVKLIVDVPPIINDEVKIIYEKLKEIYNKKF comes from the coding sequence ATGTCTAAAGATTACTACAACATACTTGGAGTAAATAAAAATGCTACAACAGAAGAAATAAAAAAAGCCTACAAAAAATTAGCAATTAAATATCACCCTGATAAAAATAAAGAAAACAAATTTGCAGAAGAAAAATTTAAAGAAATAAATGAAGCTTACGAAGTTCTATCATCTCCTCAAAAAAAATCTAATTATGACAATTTTGGAAATGCAGATTTTAACAATAACTTTAATACAGATTCATTTACTAAAGGATTTAAGAATTCTGGGTTTCAGCATTTTGACAATTTTGATTTATTTTCTGATATTTTTGGAGAATTTACAAAAGGAACAATTCAAGATAAAGAGGTAACTATTAAAATTTCTTTATATGATGCTTATATGGGAGGCAAAAAATTTATATTGATAAATAACGAAAAAATCGAAATTAATATACCAAAAGGCACAATTGATACCACAAAATTAAAATTCAATGGCAAAGGAAATACCAATCCAATTTCTGGAAAAAGAAGTAACTTAATTATTAAATTTGAAATATCAAGTTATAAAAACTTTACACTAAAGGATCGAAATTTAGAAACACAAATTAACGTATATCCATGGGAAATAGCTTTAGGGAGTGAAAAAATCTTTGAAACAATTGAGGGTAAGAAAATAAAAATCAAAATTCCAAAAAACACAAAAAATGGAGAAATACTTAACTTAAAAGGTCTTGGAATGCCTGCTCTTGGAAATGCCATTAAAGGAGATCTGAAGGTTAAATTAATAGTAGATGTACCACCAATTATTAATGATGAAGTTAAAATAATATATGAAAAGCTAAAAGAAATATATAATAAAAAATTTTAA
- a CDS encoding DUF192 domain-containing protein, with protein sequence MNLKILFALIFFVSCVRHVYDKEIIINDTKFFVTLAIDKVTRAKGYMGTRHIDINNGMLFIFDKEKNLSFWMRDTSIPLEIAYINAAGIIKEIYNLIPFSEVSVNSKYKVKYALEVSRGTFSKFKIKVGDKVKFNFDVNSLNIE encoded by the coding sequence TTGAACCTGAAAATTTTGTTTGCATTAATTTTTTTTGTCTCTTGTGTTAGGCATGTATATGATAAAGAAATCATTATTAATGATACTAAGTTTTTTGTTACGCTTGCAATTGATAAGGTTACTAGAGCTAAAGGTTATATGGGAACTAGACATATAGATATAAATAATGGCATGCTTTTTATTTTTGATAAAGAAAAAAATTTATCTTTTTGGATGCGGGATACTTCTATACCACTTGAAATTGCTTATATTAATGCTGCAGGTATTATTAAAGAGATTTATAATTTAATTCCTTTCTCAGAAGTGAGTGTCAATTCTAAATATAAGGTTAAATATGCTCTTGAGGTTTCAAGGGGTACTTTTTCTAAATTTAAAATTAAAGTGGGTGATAAGGTCAAATTTAATTTTGATGTTAATTCTTTAAATATAGAGTAA
- a CDS encoding flagellar filament outer layer protein FlaA — MDKMKKSVFILFFIIFLIPVFGQETSRTSSGDGSSDGEPGELVLDFAELAKDPSSTELDLTDYIDRVYSGASSIMKPEDMVLNLGINNWSVLLTPSARMQAYVKNSIVVPAVVKSDSRRYAGETILGIRVLFPSYIQSSAMVLPPFKIPFYAGENGNQFVGRGLIDNVRIMKEVKVTVYSLGHDVDLEVLFEDMSGMEYVYPLGSLKFKGWADLVWSNPTYLPGISSRRADNSVPNYPLPSSKMRFKAFRVSKFHSSREQNLIFYIKDLRVIYDKLSISLDSDVDNESIFKIYETRGVESLRKLKSQEALKKVLKVRESISMPDESFQDLFEKGKKSSNDKSGVRTEK, encoded by the coding sequence ATGGATAAAATGAAGAAAAGTGTTTTTATTTTATTTTTTATTATTTTTTTAATTCCTGTTTTTGGCCAAGAAACATCTAGAACATCATCAGGTGATGGTTCTTCTGATGGTGAACCTGGTGAATTGGTTCTTGATTTTGCAGAACTTGCAAAAGATCCAAGTTCTACTGAGCTTGATCTTACAGATTATATTGATCGTGTATATTCTGGAGCTTCAAGCATTATGAAGCCAGAAGATATGGTATTAAATCTTGGAATAAATAATTGGAGTGTCCTTTTAACACCTTCAGCTAGAATGCAGGCATATGTAAAGAATTCTATTGTTGTTCCGGCTGTTGTTAAGAGTGATTCTAGAAGATATGCAGGAGAGACAATTTTGGGAATTAGAGTATTATTTCCAAGTTATATTCAGTCTTCTGCAATGGTATTGCCTCCATTTAAAATTCCTTTTTATGCTGGAGAAAATGGTAATCAATTTGTAGGTAGAGGTCTTATTGATAATGTTAGAATTATGAAAGAGGTAAAGGTTACAGTTTACAGTTTGGGACATGATGTTGATCTTGAAGTTTTATTTGAAGATATGAGTGGTATGGAATATGTTTATCCTTTAGGTTCTTTAAAATTTAAGGGTTGGGCAGATTTAGTGTGGTCAAATCCTACTTATCTTCCAGGGATAAGTTCTAGAAGAGCTGATAATAGTGTTCCCAATTATCCTCTTCCTTCAAGCAAAATGAGGTTTAAAGCATTTAGAGTTTCAAAATTTCATAGTTCAAGGGAACAAAATCTAATTTTTTATATCAAAGATTTAAGGGTTATTTATGATAAATTAAGTATTTCCTTGGATTCTGATGTTGATAATGAATCTATATTTAAAATTTATGAAACACGTGGAGTTGAGTCACTTCGAAAATTGAAGTCCCAGGAAGCTCTGAAGAAAGTTTTAAAGGTGAGAGAGAGTATATCAATGCCAGATGAATCTTTTCAAGATTTATTTGAAAAAGGTAAAAAAAGTAGTAATGACAAATCTGGGGTACGTACTGAGAAATGA
- the rpiA gene encoding ribose 5-phosphate isomerase A, with amino-acid sequence MEKQKELISKYAIDNYVTSNMFIGIGTGTTVFYAIKHLSYKIKSGALKNLTFYPTSSDTQCLLAKENIAYESKFTKLNKNIDITIDGADEVLLDKKALIKGGGAAHLMEKVVAYNSNQLLIIADETKIVTNLGEKTPIPIEIAPNALAFIKAKLEKMNFNPVLRTCKSKAGPLITDNNNYILDIKMNIENPKGTEKYFKLFPGILEIGIFNHQNTKIIYYQNGQIKET; translated from the coding sequence ATGGAAAAACAAAAAGAATTGATCTCAAAATATGCAATTGATAATTATGTAACAAGCAACATGTTCATAGGAATTGGAACAGGAACAACTGTTTTTTATGCAATTAAACACTTAAGTTACAAAATAAAATCTGGTGCTTTAAAAAATCTTACATTTTATCCAACAAGCAGTGACACACAATGCTTACTTGCAAAAGAAAATATTGCTTACGAATCAAAATTCACAAAACTTAACAAAAATATAGATATCACAATCGACGGAGCTGACGAGGTTCTATTAGATAAAAAAGCATTAATTAAAGGTGGTGGAGCAGCTCACTTAATGGAAAAAGTAGTCGCATATAACTCTAATCAGTTATTGATCATTGCAGATGAAACTAAAATAGTAACAAATTTAGGAGAAAAAACACCAATACCAATAGAAATTGCCCCAAATGCCCTTGCATTTATTAAAGCCAAACTAGAAAAAATGAACTTTAATCCTGTTTTAAGAACATGTAAATCTAAAGCAGGACCACTAATTACTGACAATAATAATTATATCTTAGACATAAAAATGAATATTGAAAATCCTAAAGGAACTGAAAAATATTTTAAATTATTCCCTGGAATACTTGAAATTGGTATTTTTAATCATCAAAATACTAAAATCATATACTATCAAAATGGACAAATTAAAGAAACTTAA
- a CDS encoding glycosyltransferase family protein encodes MYFRSNDYSYTVIQSKNSYVQKSTFGISFVILNRGTKIFREDLFEFLSNFDFIREIISIEKQSNRTSLQFISENYDKLKFILLSGDLNSGEKVNLAMKESICSFVFVLQSDMYLLNPFWIPNIFDEIVKKNVLLVGGEFFDKDEEVVPSIFLPTIDKYQRLKVILINSERDYEKTLITMDYCGLYSKEKFIQLGGFDKRIKNEYFQRLDFGLRAIYFGESIHIYRKLRIQYTALNVPEDLTKNKSFLIFLLKNYVPIFIGNGVKFSFLRFIRLCLRYGVNPFRFGREFKEIKYETIKNSLRFKGDLKSAIELWENNIID; translated from the coding sequence ATGTATTTTAGGAGTAATGATTATTCTTATACAGTTATTCAGTCTAAAAATAGTTATGTACAAAAGTCAACTTTTGGAATATCTTTTGTCATTTTAAATAGAGGCACAAAAATTTTTAGGGAGGATTTATTTGAATTTCTTTCTAATTTTGACTTTATCAGAGAAATTATTTCTATTGAAAAACAAAGTAATAGGACTTCTCTTCAGTTTATTTCAGAAAATTATGATAAATTGAAGTTTATTTTACTTTCTGGGGATTTAAATTCTGGAGAGAAAGTTAATTTAGCTATGAAAGAATCCATTTGTAGTTTTGTTTTTGTATTGCAAAGTGATATGTACTTGTTAAATCCTTTTTGGATTCCTAATATATTTGATGAAATTGTTAAAAAGAATGTACTTCTTGTTGGTGGTGAATTCTTTGATAAAGATGAAGAGGTTGTTCCATCGATTTTTCTGCCTACTATTGATAAATATCAAAGATTGAAAGTAATTTTAATAAATTCTGAACGTGATTATGAGAAGACTTTAATTACTATGGATTATTGTGGTCTTTATTCTAAGGAGAAGTTTATTCAGTTAGGAGGTTTTGATAAGAGGATCAAAAATGAGTATTTTCAAAGATTAGATTTTGGGCTTAGAGCTATTTATTTTGGAGAGAGTATTCATATTTATAGGAAATTACGTATACAATATACAGCTTTAAATGTTCCAGAAGATTTAACAAAAAATAAAAGTTTTTTGATTTTTTTACTTAAAAATTATGTTCCTATTTTTATTGGAAATGGAGTAAAATTTTCATTTTTACGATTTATAAGACTATGCTTAAGATATGGTGTTAATCCTTTTAGGTTTGGCAGAGAATTTAAAGAAATTAAATATGAAACCATCAAAAATAGCTTAAGGTTTAAAGGTGATTTAAAGAGTGCAATTGAACTTTGGGAAAATAATATTATTGATTAA
- the gpmA gene encoding 2,3-diphosphoglycerate-dependent phosphoglycerate mutase, with the protein MYKLVLVRHGESEWNKENLFTGWTDVKLSEKGVSEACEGGRILKEEGYSFDIAFSSMLVRANDTLNIILCELGQSYIDVEKSWRLNERHYGALQGLNKAETAEKYGEDKVLIWRRSYNVPPMPLDESDKRHPIHDSRYKNIPKSELPSTECLKDTVARVIPYWTDKIAKAILEGKRVIVAAHGNSLRALVKYLDNMSEEDILKLNIPTGIPLVYELDKNLKPVKHYYLGDEDKIKAAMESVANQGKKIDR; encoded by the coding sequence ATGTATAAGTTAGTTTTAGTGAGGCATGGTGAGAGTGAATGGAATAAGGAAAATCTTTTTACAGGATGGACTGATGTTAAACTTTCTGAGAAGGGTGTTTCTGAAGCTTGTGAGGGTGGTAGAATATTGAAAGAGGAAGGTTATTCTTTTGATATTGCTTTTAGCTCAATGTTAGTAAGAGCTAATGATACTTTAAATATTATTTTGTGTGAATTGGGTCAATCGTATATTGATGTAGAAAAATCTTGGCGACTTAATGAGAGACATTATGGGGCATTGCAAGGGTTAAATAAGGCTGAAACGGCTGAAAAGTATGGCGAAGATAAAGTTCTCATTTGGAGACGTAGTTATAATGTTCCTCCTATGCCTTTGGATGAGTCTGATAAGCGTCATCCTATTCATGATTCAAGATATAAAAATATTCCTAAAAGTGAACTTCCTTCAACCGAGTGTTTAAAAGATACTGTTGCAAGAGTTATACCATATTGGACAGATAAAATTGCTAAGGCTATTCTTGAAGGAAAAAGAGTTATTGTTGCTGCTCATGGTAATTCTTTAAGGGCTCTTGTTAAATATCTTGATAATATGAGTGAAGAAGATATTTTAAAGCTCAATATTCCAACGGGTATTCCTTTAGTTTATGAGCTTGATAAAAATTTAAAACCCGTTAAACATTACTATTTGGGTGATGAAGATAAAATTAAGGCAGCTATGGAATCTGTTGCTAATCAAGGTAAAAAAATAGATAGATAA
- the lysS gene encoding lysine--tRNA ligase gives MKTAHWADFYAKKIITEKGEKEQYTVSSGITPSGTVHIGNFREVISVDLVARALQDQGKQVRFIYSWDNYDVFRKVPKNMPDQELLTTYLRQAITRVPDTKTNKSSYARANEIEFEQHLPTVGIEPEFIDQSLKYMSSDYANQIKFALDHKDEIATILNKYRTTQLADDWYPISIFCTKCNRDTTTIKNYNHCYSIEYYCECGNKESLDLRKTWACKLPWRIDWPMRWKYENVDFEPAGKDHHSSGGSFDTAKEIVKIFGGTPPITFQYDFISIKGHGGKISSSSGDVVSLKDVLEIYTPEVTRFLFASTKPNTEFSISFDLDVIKIYEDYDKFERVYYGIDEIQEKKKETFKRIYELSQPKAPDKEIPYQIGFRHLSVICQIFEGDKDKIFTLLNNIKEHQKTKLINKIECAINWIKKFAPEDFKFSLRSTFDNIEILQDNNKQAVIQLLKFLKENFNNITEKEIQDEIYNIARKNNIEPPLFFKQLYNILITKDKGPKLAGFIKTIGIEKFEEIVKHYI, from the coding sequence ATGAAAACAGCACACTGGGCAGATTTTTATGCAAAAAAAATAATAACAGAAAAAGGTGAAAAAGAACAATACACAGTTTCATCAGGAATTACTCCATCAGGAACCGTTCACATTGGAAATTTTAGAGAAGTAATTTCTGTTGATCTAGTAGCAAGAGCACTTCAAGATCAGGGAAAACAAGTAAGATTTATTTACTCATGGGATAACTATGATGTATTTAGAAAAGTACCTAAGAACATGCCTGATCAAGAATTATTAACAACCTATTTAAGACAAGCAATAACAAGAGTTCCTGACACAAAAACTAATAAGTCAAGTTATGCAAGAGCAAATGAAATAGAATTTGAACAACATTTGCCTACTGTAGGCATTGAGCCAGAATTTATAGATCAAAGCTTAAAATATATGTCAAGTGATTATGCAAATCAAATAAAATTTGCACTAGATCATAAAGATGAAATAGCAACAATACTCAACAAATACAGAACCACACAACTTGCAGATGACTGGTATCCTATTAGCATTTTTTGTACCAAATGTAATAGAGATACTACAACAATAAAAAATTATAATCATTGCTATTCTATTGAATACTATTGCGAATGTGGCAACAAAGAATCGCTAGACTTAAGAAAAACATGGGCTTGCAAACTTCCATGGAGAATAGATTGGCCAATGCGATGGAAATATGAAAATGTTGATTTTGAACCTGCTGGCAAAGATCACCACAGCAGTGGAGGAAGTTTTGACACAGCAAAAGAAATCGTAAAAATTTTTGGAGGAACTCCTCCCATAACATTTCAATACGATTTTATATCCATTAAAGGACATGGTGGAAAAATATCTTCATCATCTGGAGACGTTGTTTCATTAAAAGATGTTCTTGAAATATATACACCTGAAGTTACAAGATTTTTATTTGCGTCAACAAAACCCAATACAGAGTTTTCAATATCATTTGACCTTGATGTAATAAAAATTTATGAAGATTACGATAAATTTGAAAGGGTATATTATGGAATTGATGAAATTCAAGAAAAGAAAAAAGAAACTTTCAAAAGAATTTATGAACTCTCACAACCAAAAGCACCAGACAAAGAAATTCCTTATCAAATTGGATTTAGACATTTAAGTGTAATATGTCAAATTTTTGAAGGAGACAAAGATAAAATCTTTACACTTTTAAATAATATAAAAGAACATCAAAAAACAAAACTAATAAATAAAATTGAATGTGCCATCAACTGGATTAAAAAATTCGCACCTGAAGATTTTAAATTTTCACTCAGATCAACATTTGATAACATTGAAATACTTCAAGATAACAATAAACAAGCAGTAATACAATTACTAAAATTCTTAAAAGAAAATTTTAATAATATTACTGAAAAAGAAATTCAAGATGAAATTTATAATATTGCAAGAAAAAACAATATTGAACCACCATTATTCTTTAAGCAACTCTACAACATATTAATTACTAAAGACAAAGGACCAAAATTAGCAGGATTTATTAAAACAATTGGTATTGAAAAATTTGAAGAAATTGTAAAACATTACATTTAA
- a CDS encoding N-acetylmuramoyl-L-alanine amidase family protein: MINLVFVFLFVHADEFEYVNILDSFDSNFFKFNFNIERDILTIEHEKGHLKLKVGFEYGLSSIGYYIYVDPILLRDGEILITKKALMQIENYFRSLQSYSKPRITSIVIDPGHGGHDRGAVVTHKLREHNITFFEKDFTLTYSIHLYKILSNYFLDRNILLTRVDDIFVSLQDRSEFANAIKPDFPNNVIFLSIHANNAPNPDARGVEFWYLPQNSKREVIRNLKGYDIRGNRYLRELNDILDIKYKYESKKLAEILYETFSDVLCETKIRTIREEQWFVIKNSSMPAVLIEIGFLSNIDDAILILDYNYMSKINILVLESLIKFIEFYEK; this comes from the coding sequence TTGATTAATTTAGTATTTGTGTTTTTATTTGTGCATGCAGATGAATTTGAGTATGTCAATATTCTTGATTCATTTGATAGCAACTTTTTTAAGTTCAATTTTAATATTGAGAGAGATATTCTTACAATTGAGCATGAGAAAGGACATCTTAAGCTTAAAGTGGGTTTTGAATATGGTTTATCATCTATTGGTTATTATATTTATGTAGATCCTATCCTTTTAAGAGATGGGGAAATTTTAATCACTAAGAAAGCTTTGATGCAGATTGAAAATTATTTTCGATCTTTGCAAAGTTATAGTAAACCACGAATAACATCAATTGTTATTGATCCTGGTCATGGTGGTCATGATAGGGGAGCTGTTGTAACACATAAGTTAAGAGAACATAATATTACTTTTTTTGAAAAAGATTTTACTTTGACTTATTCTATACATTTATATAAAATCCTTAGTAATTATTTTTTAGATAGAAATATTTTATTAACACGTGTGGATGATATTTTTGTGTCATTACAAGATAGATCCGAATTTGCAAATGCAATTAAACCAGATTTTCCCAATAATGTTATATTTTTGTCGATACATGCAAATAATGCCCCAAATCCGGATGCTAGAGGAGTTGAATTTTGGTATCTTCCTCAAAATTCAAAAAGAGAGGTTATAAGGAATTTGAAAGGATATGATATTAGAGGTAATAGATACTTAAGGGAGCTTAATGATATACTAGATATTAAGTATAAATATGAATCGAAAAAATTAGCGGAAATTTTATATGAAACTTTTAGTGATGTTTTATGTGAGACTAAAATTAGAACAATTAGGGAAGAGCAGTGGTTTGTGATTAAAAATAGTAGTATGCCCGCTGTATTAATTGAAATTGGGTTTTTATCGAATATTGATGATGCGATTTTGATTTTGGATTACAATTATATGAGCAAAATCAATATTTTAGTACTTGAGTCCTTAATTAAGTTTATTGAATTTTATGAGAAATAG
- a CDS encoding flagellar filament outsheath protein, translated as MRNSGFNMLMKNICVCYDFLRRYCSKYLLEILIVFLLLSFLFSSYMIFCNYDNLFFRKVFYFHSEHELISDLRYLKKRKTLKENLDLLVKDFLLGNSKGFYLQFGTTNVKLLYSFMSNDVYFINLSKEFYDSFGNGAYKDSEELRVSLFVKSLKETINFNYPRDVKEIFIFIEGYILNV; from the coding sequence ATGAGAAATAGTGGTTTTAACATGTTGATGAAAAATATTTGTGTTTGTTACGATTTTCTTAGGCGTTATTGTTCGAAATATTTACTTGAGATATTGATTGTATTTTTATTATTAAGTTTTTTATTTTCTTCATATATGATATTTTGTAATTATGATAATCTTTTCTTTAGAAAAGTATTTTATTTCCATTCTGAGCATGAATTAATTTCTGATTTACGTTATTTAAAAAAAAGAAAAACTCTTAAAGAAAATTTGGATTTGTTAGTTAAAGATTTTTTATTGGGTAATAGTAAAGGCTTTTATTTGCAATTTGGAACTACTAATGTAAAGCTTTTATATTCTTTTATGAGTAATGATGTATATTTTATAAATCTTTCCAAAGAGTTTTATGATTCTTTTGGAAATGGTGCTTATAAGGATTCTGAGGAATTGAGGGTAAGTTTATTTGTTAAATCTTTAAAAGAAACAATTAATTTTAACTATCCTAGAGATGTTAAAGAAATTTTTATTTTCATTGAGGGGTATATTTTAAATGTTTAA
- a CDS encoding zinc ribbon domain-containing protein, with protein MRKVNFEVFCEKCGERVELDKAMCLNCHSKLGDLECPSCGYVGIISAFENGCPKCNYSPFEKQLKKLSINRGFKRLWNGDSFLRRKFYFGFYVNVMLYLFANFLIILLFVYILFF; from the coding sequence TTGAGAAAAGTCAATTTTGAGGTTTTTTGTGAGAAATGTGGTGAGAGAGTTGAACTTGATAAGGCAATGTGTTTGAATTGTCATTCTAAGTTAGGCGATCTTGAATGTCCAAGTTGTGGATATGTAGGTATTATTTCTGCATTTGAGAATGGTTGTCCAAAATGTAATTATAGTCCTTTTGAAAAACAGTTAAAAAAACTTTCTATTAATAGAGGATTTAAAAGGCTTTGGAATGGTGATAGCTTTTTAAGAAGAAAATTTTATTTTGGATTTTATGTGAATGTTATGCTTTATTTGTTTGCTAATTTTTTGATAATTTTGCTTTTTGTTTATATTCTTTTTTTCTAA
- the era gene encoding GTPase Era, with translation MKSGFVSIIGRPSTGKSTLLNSICGHQISITSSTPQTTRNKIKGIFTDKRGQIIFIDTPGFHLSKKNFNIALMNNVYSAIIETELIIYVIDIQDQPGTEENEILTIIQRSKINFIVVINKIDIHKTKEKEIMTFLEEKKIQKNKIIKISAEKQINIETMKDKIYENLNEGPLYYPKEYYTDQKINLRISEIIRGVTIKKLKEELPYSIYTEIEILEDRENKFFIKANIIVAGESQKGIIVGKGGKGIKSIGEESRKIISKILEKKCNLFLQVKLRKNWNKNAKLIKNLIN, from the coding sequence ATGAAATCAGGATTTGTATCAATCATAGGTAGACCTTCAACAGGGAAATCTACACTTTTAAATTCAATATGTGGACATCAAATATCAATCACTTCCTCTACACCACAAACAACTAGAAATAAAATAAAAGGAATATTTACAGACAAAAGAGGACAAATCATTTTTATAGACACACCAGGATTCCATCTAAGCAAAAAAAATTTCAATATAGCATTAATGAATAACGTATATTCTGCAATTATAGAAACAGAATTAATTATCTATGTCATAGACATTCAAGATCAACCTGGAACTGAAGAAAATGAAATATTAACAATCATACAAAGATCCAAAATTAATTTTATAGTGGTCATAAACAAAATTGATATTCACAAAACAAAAGAAAAAGAAATAATGACATTTTTAGAAGAAAAAAAAATACAAAAAAACAAAATTATAAAAATCTCTGCTGAAAAGCAAATAAATATTGAGACAATGAAAGATAAAATTTATGAAAATCTTAATGAAGGACCTCTTTATTATCCAAAAGAATATTATACAGATCAAAAAATAAATTTACGAATTAGTGAAATAATTAGAGGAGTAACTATTAAAAAACTTAAAGAAGAATTACCATACTCTATATACACAGAAATCGAGATCTTAGAAGATAGAGAAAACAAGTTTTTTATTAAGGCAAATATTATTGTAGCTGGAGAGAGTCAAAAGGGAATAATAGTTGGCAAAGGAGGAAAAGGCATTAAATCAATTGGTGAAGAATCTAGAAAAATAATATCAAAAATACTTGAAAAAAAATGCAATTTATTCTTACAAGTAAAATTAAGAAAAAATTGGAATAAAAACGCTAAATTAATTAAAAATTTGATAAATTAA